The proteins below come from a single Metarhizium brunneum chromosome 1, complete sequence genomic window:
- the iki3 gene encoding Elongator complex protein 1 has product MRNLRNVRFGRWSHPDITSACWDPEKDEVVCTIGPTADSTSIELVRVSENGLTSYKSVASWNAPSPSPDLAVDKVVNIQYLSSSGTTCLVLEGGDIITVQEDQFSDHGAHIEIMGSIDAGISAARWSPDEELLIVTTKANTAIFMGSSFDPVAEVTMTADDLKASKHVSVGWGKKETQFQGRGAKALRDPTIPEKVDEGLPSAHEDGSTTISWRGDGAYVAVNSVQEGIRRVVRVYSREGELDSASEPVDGLEGALSWRPSGNLMAGIQRLADRIDVVFFERNGLRHGQFTLRSPEGSVMFHEKIRLEWNSDSTVLAVVLNDSIQLWTMGNYHWYLKREITISAEYLCLSWHPEKALRFASASSSETAIFEEAFHTARGSCLPPYDNGAVAVVDGETVKLTPFRTANVPPPMSLFDITAESSVVDVAFGPQNMSFAVLHRKGIEIYDWPMKNGRSIKPNLKSKLSFESTGVTDRVVPLRICSTSGSQFRCLVSSGDSNLVHFAASGDSGTIDILNSQEILVSTSTYEDATSIESYGQDISGNLYKLSETSTDLLPLQFPTHLPWFEIVKFDGELTAFGLSRNGHIYANSRLLAKNCTSFVLTASHLIFTTSNHFVKYVHLVSIVEELEVPEDDPEKDERCRSVERGSRLVVAIPTNMSIVLQMPRGNVETIFPRAMVVAGIRSLIEEKNYSRAFAYCRTQRVDMNILYDHKPTQFLSNVSLFLDELNSMTHIDLFLSSLREEDVTETMYKDTRKSRTQLGIETEPVPTRPSSKVNIVCDAILKALQARKATNIQNIITAHVCKSPPALDDGLMLVAELMREDEKVAEKAMEHICFLVDVNRVYENALGLYNLDLALLVAQQSQRDPREYLPFIQNLHALPELRRKFEIDDHLARRSKALSHLQALDNFDEFCVYTTKHSLYQDALRIYRYEPTRLQSITNLYAAYLESKSSYREAGLAYESLKNYAKATSCYRASGATCWQECLYTAQQQSPPLSAEAMTDLATSLADALWEAKDYTSAATIHLEHLSSLETAIKCLCKGYHFAEAMRLVVQKSCPGLLESAVDVGLAEALGSTTEFLADCKGQLLAQVPRIAELRRKAIEDPLSFYEGERPGGMDIPDDVSVAASSRISTSASLFTRYTGKAGSVGTVGTGVSRATSKNRRREEKKRARGRKGTVYEEEYLVNSVRRLIERVSGTKPEVERLVFALVRRNMAERARAAESLMNDVVEACHTAISEVFAAPPDNDDQQQPVEGVGELTWTAKGGDAVLQEWMEGRAKKQEAPVITALQKLTLLG; this is encoded by the exons ATGCGCAACCTTCGCAATGTCCGCTTTGGGCGGTGGAGTCATCCCGATATCACATCTGCATGCTGGGACCCCGAGAAGGACGAAGTTGTTTGCACGATTGGCCCGACAGCGGACAGCACGAGTATTGAGCTGGTGAGAGTTTCGGAAAATGGACTCAC ATCATATAAATCAGTGGCAAGCTGGAATGCTCCCAGTCCAAGTCCAGATCTGGCAGTAGACAAAGTTGTCAACATTCAGTATCTCAGCAGCTCGGGAACGACATGTCTGGTTCTCGAAGGGGGAGACATCATTACCGTCCAAGAGGACCAATTCTCAGATCATGGCGCTCACATTGAGATCATGGGCTCTATTGATGCCGGTATTTCTGCTGCGCGATGGTCCCCCGATGAGGAGCTTCTCATTGTGACGACCAAGGCAAATACGGCTATTTTCATGGGCTCCTCCTTCGATCCCGTGGCCGAAGTCACCATGACAGCTGATGATCTCAAAGCCTCCAAACACGTCTCTGTTGGTTGGGGTAAGAAGGAGACTCAGTTTCAGGGTCGAGGGGCTAAAGCACTGCGTGATCCAACCATTCCCGAAAAAGTTGATGAGGGATTGCCTAGCGCACATGAAGATGGTTCGACAACGATTAGCTGGAGAGGCGATGGTGCCTACGTGGCTGTTAACTCAGTCCAGGAAGGTATCAGACGAGTTGTCCGTGTCTACTCTCGAGAAGGTGAGCTAGATAGCGCCAGTGAACCCGTTGATGGACTCGAAGGCGCACTTAGCTGGAGACCATCCGGCAACTTGATGGCAGGCATCCAGCGACTGGCTGATCGAAtcgacgtcgtcttctttgaACGGAATGGTCTTCGACATGGCCAGTTTACCCTTCGATCTCCCGAAGGCTCTGTTATGTTTCACGAAAAGATTCGCTTGGAGTGGAACTCAGACTCAACTGTGCTAGCAGTCGTACTGAATGATAGCATCCAACTCTGGACCATGGGCAACTATCATTGGTATTTAAAGCGAGAAATCACCATTAGTGCCGAATATTTATGCCTATCGTGGCATCCCGAGAAGGCCTTGCGAtttgcctcggcctcgtcttcGGAGACAGCCATCTTTGAGGAAGCTTTCCACACGGCTAGAGGGTCATGCTTGCCGCCATATGACAATGGTGCCGTGGCAGTTGTCGATGGCGAGACCGTTAAACTTACGCCTTTCCGAACTGCCAatgtgccgccgcccatgtcTCTATTCGATATCACTGCCGAATCGTCGGTAGTGGATGTTGCCTTCGGGCCCCAGAACATGTCATTCGCCGTCCTGCACCGAAAGGGCATTGAAATCTACGACTGGCCAATGAAGAACGGACGCTCAATCAAGCCCAATCTGAAGTCCAAATTGTCATTCGAATCCACCGGTGTTACAGACAGAGTGGTTCCTCTACGCATCTGCAGCACATCAGGCAGCCAGTTCCGGTGCCTCGTGTCATCGGGAGACTCAAACCTGGTGCATTTTGCAGCCAGTGGTGATTCTGGCACGATTGACATTCTCAACAGCCAGGAAATATTGGTTTCCACGTCAACCTACGAAGATGCGACCTCTATAGAGAGCTACGGCCAAGATATTTCAGGAAACCTGTACAAGCTCTCCGAGACGTCGACCGACCTCCTTCCCCTCCAATTTCCTACTCACCTGCCCTGGTTTGAAATCGTCAAATTTGATGGAGAGTTAACCGCGTTTGGGCTGTCAAGAAACGGCCACATTTATGCCAATTCCCGTCTTCTAGCCAAAAACTGTACCTCGTTTGTCCTCACAGCCAGTCATCTCATCTTTACCACGAGCAACCATTTTGTCAAATACGTGCACTTGGTGTCAATTGTTGAGG AACTCGAGGTACCCGAAGACGACCCCGAGAAAGACGAGCGATGCCGCAGTGTGGAGAGAGGATCACGACTCGTTGTCGCAATCCCTACAAACATGAGCATCGTTCTGCAAATGCCCAGAGGCAATGTGGAGACCATCTTCCCTCGAGCCATGGTAGTTGCTGGAATCCGAAGCTTGATCGAGGAGAAGAATTACTCACGGGCGTTCGCATACTGCCGCACGCAACGTGTTGATATGAATATTCTATATGATCACAAGCCGACGCAGTTCCTATCCAATGTCAGCCTATTCTTGGATGAGTTAAATAGCATGACGCATATCGATCTCTTTCTGTCATCACTAAG GGAGGAGGATGTCACCGAAACAATGTACAAGGATACCAGGAAGTCACGAACCCAGCTCGGCATTGAAACTGAACCAGTTCCAACCAGGCCCTCCTCCAAGGTTAACATCGTCTGTGACGCCATTCTCAAGGCTCTTCAGGCTCGCAAAGCCACTAATATTCAAAACATCATCACCGCACACGTCTGCAAGTCCCCACCCGCTCTGGACGACGGCCTCATGCTCGTCGCCGAACTCATGCGAGAAGATGAAAAGGTAGCCGAGAAAGCGATGGAACATATCTGCTTCCTCGTCGATGTGAACCGAGTTTATGAAAATGCCCTGGGCCTTTACAATCTCGACCTGGCTCTCCTTGTGGCACAGCAATCCCAGCGTGACCCCCGAGAATACCTCCCTTTCATCCAAAACCTCCACGCTCTTCCTGAGCTGCGGCGCAAGTTCGAAATCGATGACCATTTAGCCCGACGATCAAAGGCCCTTTCTCATCTCCAGGCCCTCGACAACTTTGACGAGTTCTGCGTCTACACCACCAAACACTCCCTCTACCAAGACGCCCTCCGAATCTATCGCTACGAACCAACCCGTCTTCAATCCATCACCAATCTCTACGCCGCATATCTCGAGTCCAAATCATCCTATCGGGAGGCCGGTCTTGCCTACGAATCCCTCAAAAACTACGCCAAGGCAACTAGTTGCTACCGCGCCTCAGGCGCCACCTGTTGGCAAGAATGTCTCTACACCGCACAGCAGCAATCGCCACCCTTATCGGCAGAAGCAATGACCGACCTGGCGACTAGTCTCGCCGACGCCCTTTGGGAAGCCAAGGACTACACTTCTGCCGCGACAATCCACCTGGAACACCTCTCCTCCCTTGAAACGGCCATCAAGTGTCTCTGCAAGGGCTACCACTTCGCCGAAGCCATGCGCCTTGTTGTTCAGAAATCCTGCCCCGGACTACTCGAATCTGCCGTTGATGTAGGTCTCGCCGAAGCGCTCGGCAGCACAACCGAGTTCCTCGCCGACTGCAAGGGCCAGCTCCTCGCACAAGTGCCCCGGATCGCAGAATTGCGTCGCAAAGCCATCGAGGACCCGCTATCCTTCTACGAGGGCGAGAGACCGGGCGGCATGGACATTCCCGACGACGTTTCCGTAGCGGCTAGTTCGCGCATATCCACCAGTGCATCCCTATTCACGCGGTACACCGGCAAGGCAGGCAGCGTGGGCACCGTAGGAACAGGCGTGTCCCGCGCAACAAGCAAGAACCGCAGACGCGAGGAGAAGAAACGCGCCAGGGGGCGGAAAGGAACCGTGTACGAGGAGGAGTATCTGGTGAATAGTGTGCGAAGGCTCATCGAGCGTGTGAGCGGGACCAAACCGGAGGTAGAGAGGCTCGTGTTCGCCCTGGTAAGAAGGAACATGGCCGAGCGGGCGAGGGCAGCCGAGTCGTTGATGAATGATGTCGTGGAAGCGTGTCACACGGCGATCTCAGAGGTATTTGCTGCTCCGCCCGACAATGACgaccaacagcagccagtGGAGGGTGTGGGAGAGttgacatggacggccaAGGGCGGCGATGCCGTACTGCAAGAGTGGATGGAAGGTcgggccaagaagcaggaagCCCCCGTCATTACGGCTCTACAAAAGTTGACACTGTTGGGGTAA
- the BUD6 gene encoding Bud site selection protein 6 — MPLSQIEKSVTHLLVATKQLLETLTQWSRGQATDTQVSDVYVRLGYEFNMACRAFTAINVDTSDLGNVPDLLRHILEATLSQEASTDSLEKYLPRIRDIIINLLHGLKRKQQRLRQRQGRERDASLPERTTSVSTAASGTSGLTNLLDEGLENGYRPDPSQRGDPNQQTNTSTPPGRRYNHQRDQARAENIPDQSTITQNIPSAPPYPAEDTTMPPSSSASDLNIDAFPPPPPPPPDTQSSALAALQKGGDLERRASRRYSQYQISKHLGGAANGMPILPSQTTPIPNRGRREARESLRAVQSRESVRHSRTLSSQSKSAAVEASPSRMPGVPEASSSAQQQPSGPAELSDGPAVQTPEEKYAPSATLNGPLQDLSSFMRESAPPEPDVKQTRLQSKTDEPASLPHPTESKPGESFFQVSPPLTPTKDLTLFLQYKSKVKKIVLAEGRDELSIGRLQLAFIEKFSWNTQHNGTDLPEIYIQDPVSGVRHELEDLSDIKDRTVLVLNVEPLDEVKRHFDDGMLALTKIVQSMKQNVDDQGTTLQRVSDRQQETATELARLATASPVPPAAEGGVRMLPGAGRRLNAGQAGELQSLRRDLAVLRQTYSSFQSDVQNSMTSIRQKAANVKSAASTATIPDIEGNAGYSYVTNGRKQLNSDSDRLVGKVDDLQDLIEDLRKDVVHRGVRPLPRQLEEVAKDITNLTKELKKMEEYMANEKPIWTKIWEKELEDVCQGRDELRLMEDLMVDLNDDLDKASETFTLVEQATKEQMKDNGTGASASTARQFSRGLSHLGNSLDQSAAKEDMLGEVRALQPNHENRLEAIERAEKLRQKELEGRRGNAMLREIATYVQDGKLKKSGGFEEVERSRKAKDERIRREVWERQNGIIPEDPIGEEELQSEEQAEQSADGEEFHDAAPTPVTEDAPKEAAETAA, encoded by the coding sequence ATGCCGCTGTCACAAATCGAAAAGAGCGTTACCCATTTACTTGTCGCCACTAAGCAGCTGCTTGAAACTTTGACGCAATGGTCCCGCGGCCAGGCTACCGATACGCAGGTTTCCGACGTCTATGTGCGCCTCGGCTACGAGTTCAACATGGCATGCCGCGCATTTACCGCCATCAATGTCGATACATCCGACCTAGGAAATGTTCCCGATTTATTAAGACACATTTTGGAAGCAACACTGAGCCAAGAAGCTAGCACAGACAGCCTGGAGAAGTATCTTCCACGCATTCGCGATATCATCATTAACCTGCTGCACGGCCTAAAGCGCAAGCAACAACGATTACGGCAGAGGCAGGGGAGGGAGCGAGATGCAAGCTTACCCGAGAGAACGACAAGCGTCAGCACGGCAGCGAGCGGCACCAGCGGTCTCACCAATTTGCTAGATGAGGGTTTGGAAAACGGATATCGACCTGATCCGTCCCAGCGTGGGGATCCAAACCAGCAAACGAACACCAGCACACCACCGGGCCGTCGTTATAACCACCAGCGAGACCAAGCCCGTGCCGAAAATATACCAGATCAGTCAACTATCACACAAAACATCCCTTCGGCACCACCTTATCCAGCCGAAGACACTACTATGCCACCGTCGTCCTCTGCTAGCGATTTGAATATCGACGCCTTCCcgcctccccctccaccgccgccagacACGCAATCAAGCGCACTGGCGGCTTTACAGAAAGGGGGTGATTTGGAACGTCGAGCATCTCGTCGATATTCTCAATATCAAATTTCAAAACACTTGGGTGGTGCTGCAAACGGTATGCCCATCTTGCCATCGCAAACAACACCGATTCCGAACAGAGGAAGACGAGAGGCGAGAGAATCATTACGGGCTGTACAGTCCCGGGAGTCTGTACGACATAGCCGCACTCTGTCGAGTCAATCAAAATCCGCGGCCGTGGAAGCTTCTCCATCTCGTATGCCAGGCGTGCCGGAAGCCTCTTCGtcggcccagcagcagcccagcGGTCCTGCTGAGCTGAGTGATGGTCCCGCCGTGCAAACCCCGGAAGAGAAGTACGCGCCAAGTGCGACATTGAACGGCCCTCTACAAGATCTTTCATCATTCATGCGGGAGAGTGCGCCGCCAGAACCCGATGTCAAGCAAACGAGGCTACAGTCAAAGACTGACGAGCCAGCATCCCTCCCCCATCCCACGGAATCAAAGCCCGGCGAATCTTTTTTCCAAGTTTCGCCTCCGCTAACACCAACCAAGGACCTCACATTGTTCCTTCAATACAAATCAAAAGTCAAGAAGATTGTCCTCGCCGAAGGACGAGACGAGCTATCAATCGGGAGACTACAATTGGCATTCATTGAAAAGTTTTCCTGGAACACGCAGCATAATGGCACTGATTTACCCGAAATTTACATTCAAGACCCCGTGTCTGGTGTTCGACATGAGCTAGAAGATCTATCAGATATAAAGGACAGGACTGTATTGGTTCTCAATGTAGAACCATTGGACGAGGTAAAACGACATTTCGATGACGGAATGCTGGCCCTGACCAAAATTGTTCAATCGATGAAGCAGAATGTCGATGACCAAGGAACTACTCTTCAGCGAGTGTCTGACAGGCAACAAGAAACGGCAACCGAGTTGGCTCGCTTGGCAACCGCTTCACCTGTTCCGCCGGCAGCAGAAGGTGGCGTAAGAATGCTCCCTGGTGCAGGCCGTAGGCTGAATGCTGGTCAAGCTGGGGAGCTCCAAAGTCTGCGCCGCGACTTAGCTGTGTTGCGGCAGACTTACTCCTCGTTCCAATCAGATGTGCAGAACTCGATGACTAGTATCCGGCAGAAGGCTGCCAACGTGAAATCTGCCGCTTCCACGGCCACCATTCCCGACATCGAAGGAAACGCTGGCTACTCATACGTAACCAACGGACGAAAGCAACTCAACTCAGACTCGGATCGTCTAGTTGGCAAGGTGGATGACCTGCAAGACCTGATCGAGGACTTGCGCAAAGATGTTGTTCATCGTGGAGTCCGCCCTCTTCCCCGTCAACTAGAAGAGGTTGCCAAAGATATTACAAATCTGACCAAGGAGCTGAAGAAAATGGAGGAATACATGGCCAACGAGAAGCCCATTTGGACCAAAATTTGGGAGAAGGAGCTTGAGGATGTGTGCCAAGGTCGGGACGAGCTACGCCTTATGGAGGATCTTATGGTGGACCTGAATGACGATTTGGACAAGGCGTCGGAGACGTTTACTCTGGTCGAACAGGCTACCAAGGAGCAAATGAAGGATAACGGCACTGGCGCTAGTGCAAGCACAGCACGACAGTTCTCCAGGGGTCTATCACATCTCGGCAACAGCCTCGACCAAAGCGCTGCTAAAGAGGACATGCTGGGAGAGGTCCGAGCTCTGCAGCCGAATCATGAGAATCGACTGGAAGCTATCGAACGAGCCGAGAAGCTGCGGCAAAAGGAATTAGAGGGTCGTCGAGGCAATGCCATGTTGCGAGAAATCGCCACCTACGTCCAAGATGGCAAGCTGAAGAAGTCCGGCGGCTTTGAAGAGGTGGAACGCTCCagaaaggccaaggatgagAGGATACGTCGTGAAGTGTGGGAACGCCAGAACGGCATCATTCCTGAGGATCCGATCGGGGAAGAAGAGTTGCAGTCAGAAGAGCAGGCTGAACAGTCGGCTGATGGCGAGGAATTCCATGATGCTGCACCGACACCGGTGACTGAAGATGCACCtaaagaagcagcagagacCGCTGCGTAA
- the Uchl3 gene encoding Ubiquitin carboxyl-terminal hydrolase isozyme L3, with product MPAEGVWISPTGRKSFIPLENNPEVFTSLVHDLGVSPDLGFYDVYSLDELYLLSHIPRPVYSLIFIAPSDMQTAVRQEDGLPKSVTNGGLTYDKSGPDEPVVWFLQTISNACGLYALVHSVANGEARQFVSKDSVLDKVIETGLPLKPQERAKGFYDNQELEEAHMRAARLGSSEAPPAEVHAGHHFIAFVKGKDSHLWELEGTADGPIDRGALASDDDMLSERALEQGVRRFMKFGEGNVNFSIVALAKKQ from the coding sequence ATGCCGGCCGAAGGAGTCTGGATTTCCCCCACCGGCCGCAAATCATTTATCCCCCTCGAAAACAACCCCGAAGTCTTCACCAGCCTCGTCCATGATCTCGGCGTCTCCCCCGACCTTGGCTTCTATGATGTCTATAGCCTCGATGAGCTGTATCTCCTTTCTCACATCCCGCGCCCAGTGTACTCCCTCATATTCATAGCGCCCAGCGACATGCAAACGGCTGTCCGCCAAGAAGACGGGCTGCCCAAGTCCGTCACCAACGGCGGCCTCACGTATGACAAGAGCGGCCCAGACGAGCCCGTGGTTTGGTTCCTGCAGACAATCAGCAACGCCTGCGGGCTATACGCCTTGGTTCACTCGGTAGCGAACGGGGAGGCGAGGCAGTTTGTGAGCAAGGACTCCGTGTTGGACAAGGTGATTGAGACGGGGTTGCCGCTGAAGCCCCAGGAGCGAGCAAAGGGCTTTTATGACAATCAGGAACTAGAGGAGGCGCACATGCGGGCGGCGAGGCTTGGCAGCTCTGAAGCGCCGCCAGCGGAGGTTCACGCTGGACACCACTTTATTGCCTTTGTGAAAGGCAAGGATAGTCATCTCTGGGAGTTGGAGGGCACCGCGGATGGACCGATTGACCGCGGAGCCCTAGCAAGTGACGATGACATGTTGAGTGAGAGGGCCTTGGAGCAGGGCGTGAGGAGGTTTATGAAGTTTGGCGAGGGAAACGTCAACTTTAGTATTGTAGCTTTGGCCAAGAAACAGTAA
- the itr1 gene encoding Myo-inositol transporter 1, with protein sequence MDSSQAPLMADNREGDDVEAEEDNVHEGRLTKDVDANPGVFVVALTIAAGISGLLFGYDTGVISATLVSIGTSLSNRDLTSMDKSIITSSTSLFALLISPFSSVLADRLGRKRIVLYADILFILGAVLQAICSTVPVMIAGRCIIGAGVGAASFVVPLYIAELAPASHRGRLVTATVLFITLGQMVAYVVGWAFSAYGSKETGWRWMVGLGALPAGFQAAIVVFMPETPRWLVKAGKPAQAKTIIQRVNGGAGTVEDASAIIKEIEIEIREEENLGRRRDQQSTRWKWLGAWRDLFGEGKNQRALAIACLLQGLQQLCGFNSLMYFSATIFTAVGFSSPTLTSLTVAVTNFVFTLVALGLVDRIGRRRVLLYSIPFMILGLVCTAVGFSFLPSGVTNSQTQPQSESGSQWAAYVILISIMLYVASYGIGLGNVPWMQSELFPLSVRSLGSGIATATNWSANFIIGLTFLPLMDALSPSWTFVLYALVCGIGYALVWRIYPETAGLSLEEATALLERGWGV encoded by the exons ATGGACAGCTCTCAGGCACCATTAATGGCGGACAACCGCGAAGGGGACGATGTGGAGGCCGAAGAGGACAACGTCCACGAGGGACGCCTCACCAAAGACGTGGATGCGAATCCTGGTGTCTTTGTCGTGGCACTGACCATTGCAGCAGGAATCAGTGGGCTTCTTTTTGGAT ACGATACAGGTGTTATATCTGCTACGCTAGTGTCAATCGGAACCTCCTTGTCTAACCGCGACCTCACATCTATGGACAAGTCTATCATTACATCCTCAACGTCGCTCTTTGCTCTCCTCATCTCACCCTTTTCTTCCGTGCTTGCCgaccgccttggccgcaaaCGAATTGTACTATATGCCGATATTCTGTTCATCCTTGGAGCCGTTCTCCAGGCGATATGCTCCACTGTGCCTGTCATGATTGCCGGACGCTGCATCATAGGAGCAGGTGTTGGAGCGGCAAGCTTCGTGGTGCCGTTATATATCGCAGAGCTGGCTCCGGCGTCGCATCGAGGGAGGCTTGTCACAGCAACAGTCTTGTTCATCACACTGGGACAAATGGTTGCTTATGTTGTCGGGTGGGCATTCTCAGCATATGGCTCCAAGGAGACGGGTTGGCGGTGGATGGTTGGACTTGGTGCTTTGCCCGCTGGATTTCAagctgccattgtcgtcttcATGCCAGAGACACCTCGTTGGcttgtcaaggccggcaaGCCAGCACAAGCCAAGACCATCATTCAGCGAGTCAATGGCGGAGCAGGGACTGTGGAAGACGCAAGCGCGATAATCAAGGAGATTGAAATAGAAATTCGCGAGGAAGAGAATCTTGGACGACGTCGAGACCAGCAGTCTACAAGATGGAAGTGGCTTGGAGCCTGGCGGGATCTATTTGGTGAAGGGAAGAACCAACGAGCCTTGGCAATTGCATGTTTGCTGCAAGGCCTGCAGCAGCTGTGTGGATTT AATTCTCTCATGTACTTTTCAGCCACCATCTTTACTGCTGTTGGCTTCAGTAGTCCAACATTAACATCACTGACTGTCGCAGTCACCAACTTTGTGTTCACATTGGTGGCACTGGGACTCGTTGATCGAATAGGAAGACGGCGAGTCTTGCTGTATTCCATACCGTTTATGATTTTGGGCTTAGTATGCACGGCCGTTGggttctcttttcttccgTCTGGCGTCACAAATTCTCAAACTCAGCCCCAATCAGAATCTGGCAGTCAATGGGCAGCATACGTGATACTGATCAGTATCATGCTCTATGTAGCCTCATATGGAATCGGATTGGGAAATGTGCCCTGGATGCAGAGTGAGCTGTTCCCTTTGTCGGTCAGATCACTGGGAAGTGGCATCGCAACTGCGACGAACTGGAGCGCCAACTTTATTATTGGGCTGACTTTTCTACCACTGATGGATGCTCTCAGCCCTTCGTGGACGTTTGTTTTGTATGCACTCGTATGTGGGATTGGATACGCATTGGTTTGGCGGATATATCCAGAGACAGCGGGCCTGAGCCTTGAAGAAGCGACTGCATTGTTAGAGCGAGGATGGGGGGTTTGA
- the FLU1 gene encoding Major facilitator superfamily multidrug transporter FLU1, translating into MPMDIVDRELADAEADASPGRYRRRASDEIERVLSASSASTSSESNDGDSAFRRNMSRVSTQNDLERHPTELSRIATARSQHNITVGGGLRSRTVSRASKKPLPAFGAGKSYPPPLPEREEYVVEFDGPTDPLHSQNWPMRKKVLTAAMLSYTTLTSAFTSSIFSAATTSVAAEYNVGSEVGLLGTTFYVLGFAFGPTLWAPMSELRGRRLPIVVSMFGFSLFSIACATGKDIQTILICRFFSGLFGACPLAVVAAVFSDMFDNRTRGIAVTIFSMATFTGPLLAPFIGGFIVSSHLGWRWTEYLASIMGFVAFILDLFFLEETYPPVILIDKAADLRRRTKNWGIHAKQEEIEVDFKELIQKNLSRPMRLLFTEPIILALSIYMSFIYGILYLFLTAYPLVFVGVHGFNSGQSGLTFFGMITGQLLAGAVVIMQQPWYNRKLAGNNGIPVPEWRLPSMMAGGISFTIGIFWFGWTGFSSSVHWIVPALSGIFTGFGLMSIFLQALNYLVDAYLMFAASAIAGNTFLRSLAGAGFPLFARQMFQGMGIQWAATLLGCVAVVLAPMPFIFYKYGSRIRAKSAYAPTFAAPAMKNSEDEPGDSSTEKEGENHAALASAPRKESENGVLQNA; encoded by the exons ATGCCGATGGACATAGTGGACCGAGAGCTCGCCGACGCAGAAGCCGACGCCTCGCCAGGGCGTTATCGGCGACGGGCTAGCGATGAAATCGAGCGCGTCCTGTCCGCCTCATCAGCCTCTACATCCTCGGAGTCCAACGACGGCGATAGTGCCTTCCGACGGAACATGAGCCGCGTCTCGACGCAGAATGACCTCGAGCGTCACCCCACAGAACTAAGCCGGATTGCCACCGCGCGCAGTCAGCATAATATTACCGTGGGAGGAGGTCTGCGTAGTCGCACCGTGAGCAGGGCCTCGAAGAAACCGCTGCCAGCATTCGGCGCGGGAAAGTCGTatccgccgccgttgccagaGCGAGAAGAGTACGTCGTCGAGTTTGACGGGCCTACCGATCCGTTGCATTCGCAGAACTGGCCCATGCGGAAAAAGGTCTTGACCGCAGCCATGCTGAGCTACACGACGCTCACATCCGCCTTTACATCATCCATCTTCTCTGCAGCCACAACTTCCGTGGCTGCAGAGTATAACGTCGGATCCGAGGTCGGCCTGTTGGGAACGACATTTTATGTGCTTGGTTTCGCCTTTGGTCCTACCCTGTGGGCTCCCATGTCTGAGCTGCGCGGCCGACGACTCCCCATTGTGGTGTCCATGTTTGGATTCTCGCTCTTCTCGATTGCTTGCGCCACGGGCAAGGACATCCAAACCATTCTCATTTGTCGATTCTTCTCGGGCTTGTTCGGCGCTTGTCcgctcgccgtcgtcgccgccgtcttctcaGACATGTTTGACAACAGGACGCGAGGTATTGCCgtcaccatcttctccatggccaccTTTACAGGGCCCCTCCTGGCCCCCTTCATCGGCGGCTTCATCGTGTCGTCGCACCTTGGCTGGCGATGGACGGAGTATCTCGCTTCCATCATGGGGTTTGTCGCCTTCATCCTCGACCTGTTCTTCCTAGAAGAGACGTACCCGCCCGTCATCTTGAtcgacaaggctgccgatTTGCGACGACGCACCAAGAATTGGGGCATCCACGCCAAGCAGGAAGAAATCGAAGTCGACTTCAAGGAGCTCATTCAGAAGAACTTGTCTCGTCCCATGCGTCTCCTCTTTACCGAACCCATCATTCTCGCCCTCTCCATCTACATGAGTTTTATTTATGGCATCCTGTATCTCTTCCTTACCGCCTATCCGCTCGTCTTTGTCGGCGTTCACGGCTTCAATTCTGGACAGAGCGGTCTCACCTTTTTTGGTATGATTACCGGACAGCTCCTGGCTGGTGCCGTTGTTATCATGCAGCAGCCCTGGTATAATCGCAAATTGGCGGGGAACAATGGCATTCCTGTGCCCGAGTGGCGATTGCCAAGCATGATGGCCGGAGGCATTTCCTTTACCATTGGCATCTTCTGGTTCGGATG GACTGGATTCTCCAGCAGCGTCCACTGGATTGTCCCCGCCCTCAGCGGCATCTTCACCGGCTTCGGCCTCAtgtccatcttcctccaAGCCCTCAATTACCTTGTTGACGCATACCTCATGTTCGCTGCctccgccattgccggcaaCACGTTCTTGCGATCTCTCGCAGGTGCCGGTTTTCCACTTTTTGCCCGCCAGATGTTTCAAGGAATGGGCATTCAGTGGGCGGCCACGCTGCTTGGTTGTgtggccgtggtgttggCCCCTATGCCCTTTATTTTCTACAAGTACGGCAGCAGGATTCGCGCCAAGAGTGCGTACGCGCCTACTTTTgcggcgccggccatgaAGAACAGCGAAGACGAGCCGGGCGACTCGTCAACAGAAAAGGAAGGCGAGAATCATGCCGCATTGGCCAGCGCACCTAGGAAGGAGAGCGAAAATGGAGTCTTGCAGAATGCTTAA